From one Plasmodium malariae genome assembly, chromosome: 12 genomic stretch:
- the PmUG01_12052600 gene encoding conserved Plasmodium protein, unknown function, with protein sequence MKKKIENIKKSDVGKDKNNLKNANIDSEKKKKKKKKKKITKDKIENEDKIEITEKNELLENIKINKYDENEDNLISKIKSYINQRKDVMTNDLLNKYYYVDKKTPFFFIDIRMYKCICDSFLCVSLKDKIMLSNKKSNLLYEQYSVYFYNVINSKCLNTISFFLKEFFKEHELEYFENCCEIMQLTQLLFFILLTDYYFLSYSIKKYCIENFKTLFRLKNYLFNKYIKYKNKSTLSKFVLLNKMQNDNMKNDYFIFETKIINEIQNDNKIEFDNMTMHIISTKKLDKYYFISLVTKVKSYEYINDYIFLDLFKIHIFTNPCASTSSFSFSPNSILQECNKESNYNYRTVFVLSEVTNLFPSEISEQLFSYTYEIEIPPDIYTNEELEIFYIETNEKVKCLNFCDVDNLLKEEQINSVSPIYKEKDKKEDITKEYVDSPNAYENSNNKQCYINNNNNSSNIRNNSSNSGNNSVHRDYEKMNIGGSTILIEDYFTHANAMNQNDDKQIDISNEENQEILKECNKIILNDEINLVKVKSKIFTLNNKNFLKIYSNRISNYYINLNNVNNFPYIKWEIKYIDNIVIIKLKSKIANEFIFHISNNGIVLLDNGIDVLKDIYNYTLDVYTLLFLMKKKGINFLVTHIEMEKMKKVCNYHLNDEKTEENIINDILLCFRFINFYSSGINSAQYKTMKIAKGNAEILKGLLTNSLYMEYEHNTCRISKMEKEEDDKKFIKNLTKHRSILFCLFELCEFIISNNKKEKKILSENNAHENNEDDNKNDVITFQKFLMNIFSYNNIKNINEMVKENDNLKNNSLQSDDAKNFLETHYNDVIELNETVHNLYLFLKLTKIISFTDV encoded by the exons atgaaaaaaaaaatagaaaatataaaaaaatcgGATGTAGGTAAGGATAAGAATAATCTAAAAAATGCTAACATAGACAgtgagaaaaagaaaaaaaagaagaaaaaaaaaaaaataacaaaagataaaattgaaaatgaaGATAAAATCGAAATAACTGAGAAAAACGAATTATTAgagaatattaaaataaataagtatgACGAAAATGAAGATAATTTAATAAGTAAGATAAAATCCTATATCAATCAAAGAAAGGATGTAATGACAAATGatttattaaacaaatattattatgtagataaaaaaacgcctttcttttttattgatatacgtatgtacaaGTGTATATGTGATAGTTTTTTGTGTGTGTCTCTAAAggataaaataatgttaagtaataaaaaaagtaatttgtTATATGAACAATATTCTGTTTACTTTTACAATGTTATAAACAGTAAATGTTTAAACacaatttccttttttttgaaagaattttttaaagaacatgaattagaatattttgaaaattgtTGTGAAATAATGCAGTTGActcaattattattttttattttgttaacggattattatttccttagttatagtattaaaaaatactgcatagaaaattttaaaactcTTTTCaggttaaaaaattatctgtTTAACAAGTAcataaagtataaaaataaaagtacatTAAGTAAATTTGTTCtgttaaataaaatgcaaaatgACAACATGAAAAATGACTACTTCATTTTTGAAACTAAGATAATAAACGAAATACagaatgataataaaatagaatttgATAATATGACTATGCACATAATTTCAACTAAAAAATTAGAcaagtattattttataagtttAGTAACTAAGGTTAAAtcttatgaatatattaatgattacatttttttagacttatttaaaattcatattttcacAAATCCATGTGCCTCCACATCATCATTTAGCTTCTCCCCTAACTCTATTTTACAAGAGTGTAACAAAGAAAGTAACTACAATTACAGAACAGTCTTCGTTCTGTCAGAAGTTACAAATTTATTTCCTTCAGAAATTAGTGAACAGTTATTTTCCTATACATATGAAATAGAAATTCCTCCAGACATTTATACTAATGAAGAgcttgaaatattttatattgaaaCTAACGAAAAGGTGAAATGCTTAAATTTCTGCGATGTGGATAACCTACTCAAGGAGGAGCAAATAAATTCAGTAAGTCCAATATACAAAGAGAAGGATAAAAAAGAGGACATAACAAAAGAATATGTTGACAGTCCTAATGCTTAcgaaaatagtaataataaacaatGTTACATCAACAATAACAACAACAGTAGTAACATCCgtaataatagcagtaacAGCGGTAATAATAGTGTCCACAGGGACtacgaaaaaatgaatataggCGGTAGTACAATCCTCATAGAAGACTATTTTACCCATGCAAATGCAATGAATCAAAATGATGATAAACAAATTGATATAAGCAATGAAGAAAATCaagaaattttaaaggaatgtaataaaataatcctaaatgatgaaataaatttagttAAAGTTAAAAGTAAGATTTtcacattaaataataaaaactttttaaaaatttacagtAATAGAATCAGCaattattacattaatttaaataatgtaaataactTCCCATACATTAAATGggaaattaaatatatcgataatatagtaattataaaattaaaaagtaaaattgcTAATGagtttatttttcatataagcAATAATGGAATTGTTCTATTAGACAATGGAATAGATGTTCTAAAGGATATTTACAACTACACTTTAGATGTATAtaccttattatttttaatgaaaaaaaagggaataaaCTTCTTAGTTACACATATAGAAATGGAGAAGATGAAGAAAGTATGTAATTATCATTTGAATGATGAAAAAACAGAAGagaatataattaatgaTATTTTGTTATGCTTTCGATTTATTAACTTTTATTCTTCGGGAATAAATTCAGCACAATATAAAACAATGAAAATCGCAAAAGGAAACGCAGAAATATTGAAGGGGCTCCTCACGAATTCGTTGTACATGGAATATGAACACAATACTTGCAG AATTTCTAAGATGGAAAAAGAAGAGGACGATAAaaagttcataaaaaatttaacaaaacACAGGTCCATTTTGTTTTGTCTATTTGAGTTGTgtgaatttattatttcaaacaataaaaaggaaaagaaaatattaagtgaaaataatgcacatgaaaataatgaagatgATAACAAAAACGATGTAATCAcctttcaaaaatttttaatgaatatattttcatacaataacataaaaaatattaatgaaatggtaaaagaaaatgataacttaaaaaataattctttacaATCTGATGATGCCAAGAATTTCCTCGAAACACATTATAACGATGTAATTGAGTTAAACGAAACAGTTCATAATCTTTATCTATTTTTGAAGCTGACCAAGATAATATCATTCACAGATGTGTAA